ttcaccagtaatgtgacttatgcgttgcttcatTTTATGTCTggagtcaccagattatctggatactatttggatcacaacactgtttggtaaagttagcagatattcacagattcagacttccagcatcaataactattTAACAAATGACACCTCTGTCATCAGTGTGAGGAGGACaatatgatacaagatcatttttaataaacgcagcagaataaaagtccgtctgtcggtcgttctgtgtggtgagattaaaacatgaagctgtcgtcatagtttcccttaaatatccaaatataatacaaacagaaccagatttaatattaaaacagaaaaacgctgcttgtttggtttttaagccgaaaaaccaacacattttttcaaattttcttggggggggggggggggggatgctaCTCAGAActgagtgtttttgtgccccccacagttttcttaatgccccccccaGTTAATGCTGCCTGGCGTTGACTCTAGAtcgtcatggtaactcagataAGATGAAAGCCGCATAGAAGCTTTACAGAACAGCTcattgttgacaggtagtcatggtaactcagataAGATGAAAGCCGCATAGAAGCTTTACAGAACAGCTcattgttgacaggtagtcatggtaactcagataAGATGAAAGCTGCATAGAAGCTTTGCAGACCAGCTCATATAAGTTGAAAGTGAAGTATCTTCAGCAGTGAGTGCCTaaaagacttttaaaaacaactaaagtggATCTAATTTTCTACAAAGCAAGTGTCCTCAGTGAACAACATTTGTAGCTAAAGTgagtaataattataatatttcatGTGCGTTGGAACTACTTTGTGGAGTTTGAAAGAAGTGGCTCCTAAAAGGTAGTAACATTTCTTTCTCTTACAGCTGCTATGTCTGTGCCAAAGACAAACATGAAGGAACTTAACAAGAAGGAGGCCATTGGGGACCTTCTGGATGACTTCACAGAGGTGAGCATCAGCTCTATTTTTTCACACTCATTTTATAGTTTACAAATCTTAGATCTTtattatggaaaataaaaactttgGGAAAACCAGTTTCAATTGTCCTGTTGTAAACTGTTACTCTGTATGAGATCTTTTTATGACTTTATTGCACAATTGTTACCAATTAGGGCCGTATTCAGTAAAATAAGAACATTAGAATGACCAGTTGGTGACGATAATGTTTTAGTTTACCttctttaaaataacatttgtcCCTTGTTCTCTTTCAGCCTCCTGGTTTCAGTCGCTCCCAGCAGGGCCAGCGCAAAGAGCCCAGGAAAATCATCATCCACAGCATGTCTCTAAATTATGACGTGCAACTAAACAAAGCTGAGAAAGCCTGGAAACCTATGGTGAAGAAGAACTCTTGCAGCCGTGGTGCTGAGGAGGTTGTGGATAATGATCCTGAGGTGGCCAAAACTGGGGAGCTGTTCAAGCAATTGCGTAGCATCCTGAACAAGCTCACCCCACAAAAGTTTCCAGAGCTAATGAAGCAGGTGTCTGAACTAACAATAGACACAGAGGAAAGGCTGAAAGGTGCCATTGACCTGATATCTGAGAAGGCCATCTTGGAACCAAACTTCTCTGTGGCCTATGCCAACATGTGCCGCGGCCTAATGGGGGTGAGTGCGTGTCTTTGGGTATTTTGCCTCTATTGGCTTCATTGATGATTGTTCTTAAGAGTCACGGGTCTGGGCCACTGAATGTCAATGATGGTGATGAGGAACTGATGAAGTAATCATATATATTATGTTTCATATCCACTAATAAAATCAGCTTTAGTAATATTCTTCCATATTCCATCAACAGTTGAAAGTCCCCAGTGCCGACAAACCAGGTAAAACTGCAAACTTCCTCTATCTCCTACTCAATCGTTGCCAGAAGGAGTTTGAGAAAGACCAGGATGATGATGAGATCTTTGAAAAGAAACAGAAGGAGCTGGAGGCTGCCAAAGATGTAAGATGACACATTTGTTTGTCCTCAAGAGTGGGTTTGTACCTCAAGAGTGGGTCCCAGATTTAATCATTTGTGTCACCTGTTAGGATGAGGAGCGTGAACGTCTGCGGGTTGAGCTGGAAAACGCCAGGGTTATTGCCCGCCGCCGCTCACTGGGCAACATCAAGTTCATTGGTGAGCTCTTCAAGCTGAAGATGCTGACCGAGGCCATTATGCATGCCTGTGTAGTTAAACTACTGAAGAACCATGACGAAAAGTCTCTGGAGTGTCTCTGCAGACTTCTCTCCACCATTGGCAAAGACCTGGAGTTTGAAAAGGCCAAGGTAAGTACAATAATGAAGCATCTATATGTATCGTATCGCGATGTACCTGgtgatacccagccctagtttataCCTTAGTTGTCATTGCTAAGTCTGTTGTATTTCCCTAACAGCCTCAAATGGACGAGTATTTCAATCAGATGAACAAAATCATCAAGGAAAAGATGACCTCTTCCAGAATCCGCTTTATGCTGCAAGATGTTCTAGACCTCAGAAAGGTAAATGGTTTAGCTTCTTTATATTTGCAGATCTAATGAAAAAAAGCAGTTTTGTCAAACTTATtgctaggggtgtcctgatcagATAATGATGAGTATGTATAATTTGTGTTGATATGGAGTCAGAATACAGGCTAAAATATCAGTATCGTATCAGTAGTGAAAAAGTTGGGTCTTGAACACCTACTTATTGCTCTCAATAAAGGTGACATGTGTCCAGAAACTAAACCATATTCAATCATTTGTAACTTCTGCTATTTAATTGTGTTTCCCAATCACAGAATATCTGGGTGCCCCGTAGAGGAGACCAAGGTCCCAAAACTATTGACCAGATTCATAAGGAGGCAGAGTTGGAAGAGCATCAAGAACAGATCAAAGTCCACAAGCAGCTCCTGTCAAAGAAGGAAAGCTCTGGAGGAGGTGGTAGAATGTGTGGGGGGGACATGGGAGGTCCAGGGTCTCATACACCGGGCGGTGGACCAAATAGCCAGCCTCAGGATGATGGATGTGGGAACACGGTGCTCATCTCCAAGGACAGACCCATCGATACCAATCGCCTTTACAAGATCATAAAGGTCAGCAAAGCTAGTGACGTCAACGAGTCAACTGTTAAAAAGTAGATCATTTGATTTGATCTATAGGGATGTTGTTGGTTCATAAATGTACTGTTCTCTGTTGCCTTCTAGTCCGGTGGTATGGACTTAAACAATCTGGTGCTGGCTCCTGGTGGCAAAGCCGGGTGCAAGGGCGTGTGGCGCAGCTGGGAAAAAGGCTGCAGTGGAGGCACTGAAGCTAAACCAGCAAGTGCAGATCAAGGTAAACAATGTCAAATAGGTTGACTGACTTGGGTTGGAAGATTGGCTCCTGATCTGTcctatttttcttcttccttttagaGTCAGGGCGTCCTGCTACCAGCACTCTCAACCACTTCTCAGCCCTTCAGCAGACTTCATCACTGTTGTCTTCATCAGACACTGATCACAGAGACAGGGATCACTTTGACAGATCTGGCCACGTTGATGGACGGGAAGGAAGCCCAATCACCAAGAGAAGCTTCAGCAGGGAGTCCCAGGAGCGTGGTGGCAGAAGTGGGGAGAGCGCTCCCACTCCCCCTCCTTCTCTTCCCAAACCTTCCCTTAGCGAAGAGGAGATGGAGAAGAAGTCCAAAGCCATCATTGATGAATACCTCCACATTACTGACTTGAAGGTTCAAAGAATTTGACCAACATACAACAGCAGGACATTTACCTGCACGTTGAGTGTGAACATGACTAACGTTTGTCTTCTCCTGGTCCTGTAGGAGGCGCTGCAGTGCGTGGCAGAGCTCAACAGTGCCTCAAtgctttatgtgtttgtgcGGCAAGGCCTGGAGTCCACACTTGAACGCAGCACAACTGTCAGGGAACACTTGGGCCTGTTGCTGCATCAACTTGTGAAAGTTGGGACGTTACCCACTGAACAATACTACAAAGGGTGAGCATCTGTCAAAGAACAATGTATCTAAAGCCTGGGTCACACTAAAGACTGACACTGAATTGTTGACTGTGCTGTCATAGGCTCCAGGAGATCTTGGAGGTAACAGAAGACATGGCCATTGATATACCTTACATGTGGCTGTACCTGGCTGAACTCATCACCCCTATGCTCCATGAAGGAGGCATCCCTATGGGACAGCTCTTCAGGTgagaaaagttgaaaaacatttGCAATCCGACTGTTTTAATATAATcaatataatacaaaatgtCCCTTtcttaacaaaaatgttttgtttgtccCAGGGAGATCTCAAAGCCTCTGGTGCCTCTGGGAAAGGCTGGCGTGCTGCTGGCACAGATCCTCCAGCTGCTGTGCAAAGGAATGGTATGTACACAAAGGTTTCTGGGTTGAATTtgtctaaaataaaatgtgttgcatTGTCTCAACGCTTTTAAGAATAAGTCATATTTCAACttgatcttgttttttttaatcatctgaacttgtttatttactcatttattaGACTCCCAAGAAAGTTGGGGATCTGTGGATTGAAGCTGGCCTGAATTGGAATGACTTTCTTCCTGAGGACAAAGATGTGAACAAGTTTGTCACTGAGCAGGTATTCAAAACGTTATGGAACCATTAGGTGTAAATGTGAGTCAATGGTTTGCACTGTAGAACCCTGGTTTAAAGGTGGACTTGTAACTTTCAGAAAGTGGAGTTCACCACAGGAGAGGAGCTGGGGCCAAAGGAAGTGGTGAAGAAGCAGCTCCTCAGTGGAGAAGAACT
This genomic interval from Gouania willdenowi unplaced genomic scaffold, fGouWil2.1 scaffold_409_arrow_ctg1, whole genome shotgun sequence contains the following:
- the LOC114460146 gene encoding eukaryotic translation initiation factor 4 gamma 1-like, with protein sequence MSVPKTNMKELNKKEAIGDLLDDFTEPPGFSRSQQGQRKEPRKIIIHSMSLNYDVQLNKAEKAWKPMVKKNSCSRGAEEVVDNDPEVAKTGELFKQLRSILNKLTPQKFPELMKQVSELTIDTEERLKGAIDLISEKAILEPNFSVAYANMCRGLMGLKVPSADKPGKTANFLYLLLNRCQKEFEKDQDDDEIFEKKQKELEAAKDDEERERLRVELENARVIARRRSLGNIKFIGELFKLKMLTEAIMHACVVKLLKNHDEKSLECLCRLLSTIGKDLEFEKAKPQMDEYFNQMNKIIKEKMTSSRIRFMLQDVLDLRKNIWVPRRGDQGPKTIDQIHKEAELEEHQEQIKVHKQLLSKKESSGGGGRMCGGDMGGPGSHTPGGGPNSQPQDDGCGNTVLISKDRPIDTNRLYKIIKSGGMDLNNLVLAPGGKAGCKGVWRSWEKGCSGGTEAKPASADQESGRPATSTLNHFSALQQTSSLLSSSDTDHRDRDHFDRSGHVDGREGSPITKRSFSRESQERGGRSGESAPTPPPSLPKPSLSEEEMEKKSKAIIDEYLHITDLKEALQCVAELNSASMLYVFVRQGLESTLERSTTVREHLGLLLHQLVKVGTLPTEQYYKGLQEILEVTEDMAIDIPYMWLYLAELITPMLHEGGIPMGQLFREISKPLVPLGKAGVLLAQILQLLCKGMTPKKVGDLWIEAGLNWNDFLPEDKDVNKFVTEQKVEFTTGEELGPKEVVKKQLLSGEELSKQLDRLLQDKADNKHIMDWVEANLDEEQAASNHFVRSLMASVCGIAIICEHPYKAIAEQIMVRAELLQKYLNDEEKELQALYALQAMMVHMEEPANLLCMFFDTLYDEDIIKEEAFYKWETSKDPAEQTGRGVVLKSVTAFFTWLREPEEESDKE